The sequence GGAATCACTGCTGTGATCGTCCCCGCCGAGGCCCGCCGCAGGGCGTCGACGATGATCAGCAGTTCCATGAGGTTGTCATGGGGCATGTGGGTGGACTGGATGACGAAGATTTCCCGGCCGCGGACGTGCTCCTCGATCTCGACCGCGATCTCGCCGTCACTGAAACGTCCCACCGACGCCAGCCCCAACCGCATGCCGAGCCGCTCGACGATGTGCTGCGCCAGAGGCCGGTTGGCGTTGCCGGAAAAAATCATGAAGCTGGCATCGCCCATGACGCCACCTCTGCCGAATGCATTGCGGGATGAATGGACAGGATTGGCTGGGGCGCCAGGATTCGAACCTGGGAATGCGGGGATCAAAACCCCGTGCCTTACCGCTTGGCGACGCCCCATTGGATCTTTCATCGTAACTGTGCCAGTTTGTCGAGCAACGGCGAGCGATTCAAACCTCGGGCGACCTGGACCCGCCAACGCCGCGCCAACGCCGCAGCCACCGCTTCCGCCCGGTCACGCTCCGGAAACGCCGCATACACACAGGCACCGGTGCCCGTCAGACGGGGCTGACCATGGCGCGCCAGGTCGGCCAGCGCCGCATCCACCTGGGGATACAGCCGCCGCACGACCGGCAGGAAGTCGTTGCCACACAGCCCGGCGAGAAAGTCGGATATTTTGGCAGGCGGGCTGTTTCTTGTCAAATCTTCCGCCCCGAACACCGCCGCTGTCGCCACCTCGCAGGGAGGGACGAGGATCACGTACCAGGGCTGGGGAGGTTCCACCGGCGTCAGCCGCTCACCGACCCCTTCGGCCCAGGCCGCCACCCCCTTGATGAAAACCGGCACGTCGGCGCCAAGCTCGACCCCCACTTCCAGCAATGCTGTCTCGCTCAATCCCAACCCCCACAGGGCATTGAGCGCCACCAGCACCGTGGCCGCATCGGAGCTGCCGCCCCCCAGCCCGCCGCCCATGGGCAGGCGCTTGTCCAAGCGGATCTCCACCCCGCGCCGCACCCCGGTCAAACGCTGCAGCGCGCGGGCGGCGCGCACGGTCAGATCACGATCCGGAGGCACCCCCGGCAGCGGCGTCGCCAGCACCACCTGATCGTCATCGCGCCAGCGAAAGTGCAGGCTGTCGGCCCAATCGACGAACTGGAACACCGTCTGCAGCAGGTGGTAACCGTCGGGCCGGCGGCCGACGATCCGCAGCATCAGGTTCAACTTGGCAGGCGCCGGCCAGTTTTCAAGTTCGGTCACGGTCGATTTCCCAGCGATCGATCAACAATTTCACACGCACCCCATCAGGACCCAACAACCGCAGTTTCGTCGGCAACGCTCCTGCGGTAACGACCCCATAGGCCAGATAGTCGACCTCCCAACCCTGTTGCCGCAGCCGCCGCAACCGCCCGGCCGGGTCGTGCTCGACGGCGGCCGGGCCGGGTGCGGCCAGCCCCAGAACCCAGTAACGCAATGCCGTCAGCGGCACGGCGACGCCCAGCACCTGGTGCAGCAAATGGTTGGGATCGGCCGATTCCAGCATCCGGCCATCGGGATAGCGCAGCCGGATCCAGCCGGGGCCCGCCTCGACCACCGCCCCACCCTGGCCGAAGGGACCGCTCAGAACCAGACGGTCCAACCCCTGCCCGTGTTCCCAGCGCAGATGGCCGTGCCAGCTGTCGCGGCCGCCGCTGACACCGATCCGGCCCTGCAGCTGCCAGGGATGCTCGATCAGCCCGGAACGCCAGCGGCGCTCGGCCTCGCCCACAGCGGGCAAAGGAGGCTTGTGCCAGCCGGCGCAACCCGCCAGCGCCAACAGCAGCAACAACAGCGGAATGCGGTTCACGGTACCAGGCGGTCCGCCACCCGTTTGCGGAATCTGGCCACCCGCGGATCGTCGCCCGCTTCGGCAAGCGCCTTGCGCCATACCTTCCGGGCTTTGTCGCGTTGCCCCAGGGCCCAGTAGACCTCGCCTAAGTGGTAGGCGATCTCCGGATCCGGATTGGCGGCATAGGCGCGCTGCAGGTATTCCAGCGCCTGGGAATAATGGCCGAGCCTGTACTGCAGCCAGCCGTAGCTGTCGAGGACGGCGGGATCGTCGGGTTTGAGGCGGATGGCCTTCTCCAGATAGGTTCTGGCCTCGTCAAGCGGCCCCTGATATTCCAGCAGAGTGTAGCCCAGGGCATTGAGCAGATTGGGATCATCGGGCTTCTTCTCCAGCGCCGCCCGCAGGTCGGCGATGGCCTGGTGGGGTTTGCCCATCTGTTCGGCCACCAGGGCGCGAGCATAGAGCAGGTCGGGGTGGGCGGGGAAATCCGCCAGGGCCTGGGTGAGGGCATCGAAGGCGGCCTGCAGCCGCCGGGCCTGGGTCAGGATCTCCGCTTTGAGCAGATGCAGCTGCAGGCGGAATTTGGGATAGCGGTCGTACAGGGTTTCGATGCGCCGCAGCGCCTCGTCGATCCGCTTCAGCTTGGCCAGGGCCATCACGGCGTTGACGCGGGCATCGAAGCCGAGCTTATCGTCCTTGACCTTGTCGAACCAGGCCAGCGCTTCCTGATAGCGGTGGTGACGCAACGCGATCCGCCCCAGATAGGAATAGGCTTCGACGCGCCACTTGGGCTGCTTGAGCAGGCGCCGCAGTGTTGTCTCCGCGACCTTGTCCCTGCCCTGCTGCAGATTTACCAGGGCGTAGGCGTAGAGGGCGTCCGGATGGTCCGGATCGCGCTTGAGGATCCGTTTCAGTTCCGCCTCGGCCGCCTCGAAATCCTTGAGTTTCAGCAGCAATTGGGCGTAAAGCAGACGCAATTGCAGATCGTCGGGATGCTCGCGCACCAGGTCGCGCAATATCCGCCGGGCCTTGTCGGATTCCCCGAGCTGGGTCAGGAGATGGCTTTGCAACAACCGCAGGCGGGTCGACTCCGGTTGCAGTTTCACCGCCCGGCTCACCTGCGCCAGGGCCTTGCGGACGTCCCCCTGGCGCAGCGCCAGCATCGCGTGGGCGTACAGCACTTCCGGAGCGTCGGCGAAATGCCGGCTCACCTGCGCCATCACCGCCGCCGCCACCTTCTTGTCCACGCTGCGGTCCATATAACGGAGGATTTCCATCAGCACCTCGGTGCGCCGGGACGGCGGGGTCAGGGTCAGGAGGCGGATGAAATGGGCGGCGGCCGCGTCGGCCTCTCCCTGACGCAGCGCCAGTATCAACGCCAGCTCGTGGGCGTCCGGGGAATCGGGCGCCTGCTGCAGCCAGCGCCTGACCGCCTCGGCCGCCTTGTCGTATTGCTTCAGATACAGGGCGATGCGGGCGGCGCGTTCGGCGACCCGGGGATCGGGAACTTTGTCCAGCACCTGCAGGTAAAGCTTCAGGGCCAGCGGATAATCGCCCCGCCGGCCCGCCAGTTCCGCCGCCAACAGAGCGTAGAGAATGTCGCTCTTGATGGCGGAAGCCTTATCGACGTGCTTGATCTCCAGAATCGGCTCGGCAAAGGCTGGCGGCGAGGTTTCGCGTTTGAGCGCCTGACAGCCGGAAAACACGAGAACGGCAATGAAAAGGGAAACGAGGCGTATGATCACGGACAGCTTCCTTATCCTGATGCGGGCGGGTCCGCCCGCAGGACGGGGCGAACAGTTGGTTTAATTATATTTTGTTTTTACAATGCAGAATAATCTTATCTTGGATCGTTTCATCCCATGACGCTGCTTGCCTTAGGACTCAACCATACCACGGCGCCGGTGGCGGTACGCGAACGCCTCGCGTTTCCCGGCGACCGCGCCACCGAAGTGTTACGCACCCTGCTGAGGCTGCCGGGCGTTCAGGAGGCGGCGCTCCTTTCCACCTGCAACCGCACCGAAGTTTATTGCCGCACCGAACACCCC comes from Methylomarinovum caldicuralii and encodes:
- the ispE gene encoding 4-(cytidine 5'-diphospho)-2-C-methyl-D-erythritol kinase; protein product: MTELENWPAPAKLNLMLRIVGRRPDGYHLLQTVFQFVDWADSLHFRWRDDDQVVLATPLPGVPPDRDLTVRAARALQRLTGVRRGVEIRLDKRLPMGGGLGGGSSDAATVLVALNALWGLGLSETALLEVGVELGADVPVFIKGVAAWAEGVGERLTPVEPPQPWYVILVPPCEVATAAVFGAEDLTRNSPPAKISDFLAGLCGNDFLPVVRRLYPQVDAALADLARHGQPRLTGTGACVYAAFPERDRAEAVAAALARRWRVQVARGLNRSPLLDKLAQLR
- the lolB gene encoding lipoprotein insertase outer membrane protein LolB gives rise to the protein MNRIPLLLLLLALAGCAGWHKPPLPAVGEAERRWRSGLIEHPWQLQGRIGVSGGRDSWHGHLRWEHGQGLDRLVLSGPFGQGGAVVEAGPGWIRLRYPDGRMLESADPNHLLHQVLGVAVPLTALRYWVLGLAAPGPAAVEHDPAGRLRRLRQQGWEVDYLAYGVVTAGALPTKLRLLGPDGVRVKLLIDRWEIDRDRT
- a CDS encoding tetratricopeptide repeat protein, whose amino-acid sequence is MIIRLVSLFIAVLVFSGCQALKRETSPPAFAEPILEIKHVDKASAIKSDILYALLAAELAGRRGDYPLALKLYLQVLDKVPDPRVAERAARIALYLKQYDKAAEAVRRWLQQAPDSPDAHELALILALRQGEADAAAAHFIRLLTLTPPSRRTEVLMEILRYMDRSVDKKVAAAVMAQVSRHFADAPEVLYAHAMLALRQGDVRKALAQVSRAVKLQPESTRLRLLQSHLLTQLGESDKARRILRDLVREHPDDLQLRLLYAQLLLKLKDFEAAEAELKRILKRDPDHPDALYAYALVNLQQGRDKVAETTLRRLLKQPKWRVEAYSYLGRIALRHHRYQEALAWFDKVKDDKLGFDARVNAVMALAKLKRIDEALRRIETLYDRYPKFRLQLHLLKAEILTQARRLQAAFDALTQALADFPAHPDLLYARALVAEQMGKPHQAIADLRAALEKKPDDPNLLNALGYTLLEYQGPLDEARTYLEKAIRLKPDDPAVLDSYGWLQYRLGHYSQALEYLQRAYAANPDPEIAYHLGEVYWALGQRDKARKVWRKALAEAGDDPRVARFRKRVADRLVP